In Salinibacterium sp. ZJ70, one DNA window encodes the following:
- a CDS encoding acyl-CoA dehydrogenase, with protein sequence MTRTESRPEVGTELPPEVATPRDAAHQAAALEVDVAWLGEYLLGQWAAERKESRAVASDPEFWYQGNLSLAEHRERVLGQLHGLVKRGAIQRAFPKRFGGSDNHGGNIAAFEELVLADPSLQIKSGVQWGLFAAAILHLGTEEHHERFLPATLSLEMPGAFAMTETGHGSDVAAVATTATFDEAADEWVIHTPFRAAWKDYLGNAALHGRAAVVFAQLITKGVNYGVHAFYVPLRDEQGAFLPGIGGEDDGLKGGLNGIDNGRLHFTNVRVPRTNLLNRYGDVDENGDYTSPIESPGRRFFTMLGTLVQGRVSLDGSAVLASKAALHIALAYASQRRQFAGGTGEEVVLLDYGRHQRRLLPRLAETYAMSFAHEEFLTLFDEVFSGVNDTTDSREDLETIAAALKSLSTWAALDILQEAREACGGSGFLAENRLTQLRADLDIFATFEGDNNVLLQLVAKRLLTDYAKKFKNADAGTMAHYVAGQVGEAAVNRSGLRQLGQSIADFGSTARSVGFVRDEDSQRQLLTDRVHTAVGELAAKLRPASKLSPEDGAALFNRYQNDLIATARAHGELLQWEAFTRALAKVPEGDTKQVLTWLRDLFGLGLIEKDAAWYLIHGRLSGHRAAAITAYIDDRLLPRIREHALDLVAAFGLTPELLRAPNATDAEQIRQDEARAYYAELRASGAAPVDEKTLHKAKKKR encoded by the coding sequence ATGACGCGCACCGAATCCCGTCCCGAGGTGGGCACCGAACTGCCCCCCGAGGTCGCCACCCCGCGTGACGCAGCCCACCAGGCTGCCGCACTGGAGGTCGACGTCGCCTGGCTCGGTGAGTACCTCCTCGGGCAGTGGGCCGCCGAGCGCAAGGAGTCCCGCGCCGTCGCCTCGGATCCCGAGTTCTGGTACCAGGGCAACCTCTCGCTCGCCGAGCATCGCGAGCGCGTGCTCGGGCAGCTGCACGGTCTCGTGAAGCGCGGCGCCATCCAGCGCGCCTTCCCGAAGCGCTTCGGCGGCAGCGACAACCACGGCGGCAACATCGCCGCTTTCGAGGAGCTCGTGCTCGCCGACCCGTCGCTGCAGATCAAGTCGGGCGTGCAGTGGGGCCTGTTCGCGGCCGCGATCCTGCACCTCGGCACCGAGGAGCACCACGAGCGCTTCCTCCCGGCGACGCTCTCCCTGGAGATGCCGGGCGCGTTCGCGATGACCGAGACGGGCCACGGATCCGATGTCGCCGCCGTCGCGACGACCGCGACGTTCGACGAGGCCGCCGACGAGTGGGTCATCCACACGCCGTTCCGCGCCGCCTGGAAGGACTACCTCGGCAACGCCGCACTGCACGGCCGCGCCGCTGTGGTGTTCGCGCAGCTCATCACGAAGGGCGTCAACTACGGCGTGCACGCGTTCTACGTGCCGCTCCGCGACGAGCAGGGGGCCTTCCTGCCCGGCATCGGCGGCGAGGACGACGGCCTCAAGGGCGGCCTCAACGGCATCGACAACGGGCGCCTGCACTTCACGAACGTGCGCGTGCCGCGCACCAACCTGCTGAACCGCTACGGCGACGTCGACGAGAACGGCGACTACACCTCGCCCATCGAGAGCCCCGGTCGCCGCTTCTTCACGATGCTCGGCACTCTCGTGCAGGGTCGCGTCTCGCTCGACGGCTCGGCGGTGCTCGCCTCGAAGGCAGCGCTCCACATCGCCCTCGCCTACGCCTCGCAGCGCCGCCAGTTCGCTGGCGGAACGGGCGAGGAGGTCGTGCTCCTCGACTACGGCCGGCACCAGCGCCGCCTCCTCCCGCGCCTCGCAGAGACCTACGCCATGTCGTTCGCGCACGAGGAGTTCCTGACCCTCTTCGACGAGGTGTTCTCGGGCGTCAACGACACGACCGACTCCCGCGAGGATCTCGAGACGATCGCCGCGGCGCTCAAGTCGCTGTCCACCTGGGCGGCCCTCGACATCCTGCAGGAGGCTCGTGAGGCGTGCGGCGGCTCCGGCTTCCTCGCCGAGAACCGCCTCACCCAGCTGCGCGCCGACCTCGACATCTTCGCGACGTTCGAGGGCGACAACAACGTGCTGCTGCAGCTCGTCGCCAAGCGTCTGCTCACCGACTACGCGAAGAAGTTCAAGAACGCGGATGCCGGCACGATGGCGCACTACGTCGCCGGCCAGGTGGGCGAGGCGGCGGTCAACCGCTCGGGTCTGCGTCAGCTCGGCCAGTCGATCGCCGACTTCGGCTCGACCGCGCGGTCGGTGGGCTTCGTGCGCGACGAGGACTCGCAGCGCCAGCTGCTGACCGACCGCGTTCACACGGCCGTCGGCGAGCTCGCGGCGAAGCTGCGCCCGGCGTCGAAGCTCTCGCCTGAGGACGGCGCGGCGCTCTTCAACCGCTACCAGAACGACCTCATCGCCACGGCGCGCGCCCATGGCGAGCTGCTGCAGTGGGAGGCGTTCACGCGGGCGCTCGCGAAGGTGCCCGAGGGTGACACGAAGCAGGTGCTCACCTGGCTGCGTGACCTGTTCGGCCTCGGACTCATCGAGAAGGATGCCGCCTGGTACCTCATCCACGGTCGCCTCTCGGGCCACCGTGCGGCGGCGATCACGGCCTACATCGACGACCGTCTGCTGCCGCGCATCCGCGAGCACGCGCTCGACCTCGTCGCTGCGTTCGGGCTGACGCCTGAGCTGCTGCGCGCACCGAACGCGACGGATGCCGAGCAGATCCGCCAGGACGAGGCCCGCGCGTACTACGCCGAGCTCCGCGCCTCGGGCGCGGCACCCGTCGACGAGAAGACGCTGCACAAGGCCAAGAAGAAGCGCTGA
- a CDS encoding xylulokinase yields MIGVDAGTGGCKVTVLGSEGTIHASVYVPYPSIYARPGWVEQDPEQWREAALSGVAQALSGFSAAERAAVRGLIFSAPHHIAVLLDADGRPVRNAIMWNDQRSGEQVRRLQEAHGDLILDVTRNNVSATWTLAHLAWLTDHEPEVREKAVRMVYMKDYLRSAFSGGDTLTDYIEGGGTLYWDLRRREWSRELLEIVGFADVAQPEIVTPTTVVGTVTAAAAERTGLPLDALVYVGTADSAAEIYAAGGVRPGDAVVKLATAGNLQVVTDALPSTTRPLTYEHPIDGQYYVNTATNFAAASFRWFRESFVDELAAERGVESYEITESDVSTVPAGSRGLMFHPYLNGERSPLWDPKQRGSFFGVTPVHDRAHFTRAVMEGVAMSIRHASEDHDRFPEKARLVGGGANSVTWGQIVSDVLGIPVEVPELADSSAGTALLAATELGWFSDVAEAADSAQNILRSHEPNPAAVAVYEERFALYTEYEQATRSIAHRLADSGA; encoded by the coding sequence GTGATCGGAGTCGACGCCGGCACGGGTGGTTGCAAGGTGACCGTGCTCGGCAGCGAAGGCACTATCCACGCGTCGGTCTACGTTCCGTATCCGTCGATCTACGCGCGGCCCGGGTGGGTCGAGCAGGACCCCGAGCAGTGGCGGGAGGCGGCGCTCTCGGGCGTCGCCCAGGCGCTCAGCGGCTTCAGCGCCGCGGAGCGCGCCGCCGTGCGCGGGCTGATCTTCTCGGCCCCCCACCACATCGCGGTGCTCCTGGACGCCGATGGCCGTCCGGTGCGCAACGCGATCATGTGGAACGACCAGCGCAGCGGTGAGCAGGTGCGCCGCCTGCAGGAGGCGCACGGCGACCTCATCCTCGACGTCACACGCAACAACGTGAGCGCCACGTGGACGCTCGCCCACCTCGCCTGGCTCACCGATCACGAGCCCGAGGTGCGCGAGAAGGCCGTGCGCATGGTCTACATGAAGGACTACCTGCGTTCGGCGTTCTCGGGCGGAGACACCCTCACCGACTACATCGAGGGCGGCGGAACCCTGTACTGGGATCTGCGTCGCCGCGAATGGAGCCGTGAGCTTCTCGAGATCGTCGGCTTCGCGGATGTCGCGCAGCCGGAGATCGTCACGCCGACCACGGTCGTGGGCACGGTCACGGCGGCCGCCGCCGAGCGCACGGGCCTTCCGCTCGACGCGCTCGTCTATGTCGGCACGGCCGACAGCGCCGCCGAGATCTACGCGGCCGGCGGCGTGCGCCCCGGCGACGCGGTTGTGAAGCTCGCGACGGCCGGCAACCTGCAGGTCGTGACGGATGCGCTGCCCAGCACGACGCGTCCGCTCACCTACGAGCACCCGATCGACGGCCAGTACTACGTCAACACCGCGACCAACTTCGCGGCGGCGTCGTTCCGCTGGTTCCGCGAGTCGTTCGTCGACGAGCTCGCCGCCGAGCGCGGCGTCGAGTCGTACGAGATCACCGAGTCCGACGTGTCGACGGTTCCCGCCGGCAGCCGCGGGCTCATGTTCCACCCGTACCTGAACGGCGAGCGGAGCCCGCTCTGGGATCCGAAGCAGCGCGGGTCGTTCTTCGGCGTCACCCCCGTGCACGACCGCGCGCACTTCACGCGCGCCGTCATGGAGGGTGTGGCGATGTCGATCCGTCACGCGTCCGAGGATCACGATCGCTTCCCCGAGAAGGCACGCCTTGTCGGTGGTGGCGCGAACAGCGTCACGTGGGGCCAGATCGTCTCGGACGTGCTCGGCATCCCCGTCGAGGTTCCGGAGCTCGCCGATTCGTCGGCGGGAACCGCGCTTCTCGCGGCGACCGAGCTCGGCTGGTTCTCGGATGTCGCGGAGGCGGCCGACTCGGCCCAGAACATCCTCCGCTCGCACGAGCCGAACCCGGCTGCCGTCGCGGTGTACGAGGAGCGCTTCGCGCTCTACACCGAGTACGAGCAGGCGACCCGCTCGATCGCGCACCGTCTGGCTGACAGCGGGGCATGA
- a CDS encoding FAD-binding oxidoreductase yields MHELSGLLLHQFRTDLIRAVGQENVRDDADELKAVAVDQYWVSVMWTAKEQEIAVPYFYVTPETTEQVSAVMSVCNEYKVPVVVRGLGSGTQGGAVSFLPGIVLGMERMNKIIDIDEKSLVLTAEPGINGEVLELALNERGLMLAHYPSSFAIASLGGYLAARGSGVMSTKYGKAEDLVLSIEVVLADGTIIETLPVPNHANGPDLLQLFVGSEGTLGVITKIRMQLDPLPETRLFAVYEFPTVEDGIEASRRIMTERLRPAVIRLYDAGATKRSLQDTGHDLSGVNSIIMVDGQSAIAEPTIARIREICEEVGGIARPDSEGEHWWEHRYDFYRPPLQPGYPKMYGTVETLTTFDKLPGLYQAKRDHVLSTYAQYDVKYTAHFSHWYPWGGMIYDRFYIDNPPADAAEALKLHNEIWDSCSRINLEHTGMLNEHHGIGFKLGRLMREQQGATFDVLLGIKRQLDPKGILNPGKLGFGIW; encoded by the coding sequence ATGCACGAGCTTTCCGGTCTGCTGCTGCACCAGTTCAGAACCGACCTCATCCGCGCAGTCGGCCAGGAGAACGTCCGCGACGACGCCGACGAGCTCAAGGCCGTCGCCGTGGACCAGTACTGGGTCTCCGTCATGTGGACGGCCAAGGAGCAGGAGATCGCGGTCCCCTACTTCTACGTCACCCCCGAGACCACCGAGCAGGTCTCCGCGGTCATGAGCGTCTGCAACGAGTACAAGGTTCCCGTCGTCGTTCGTGGCCTCGGCTCCGGCACGCAGGGCGGCGCCGTCTCGTTCCTCCCCGGCATCGTCCTGGGCATGGAGCGCATGAACAAGATCATCGACATCGACGAGAAGTCGCTCGTGCTGACGGCTGAGCCCGGCATCAACGGCGAGGTTCTCGAGCTCGCGCTCAACGAGCGTGGCCTCATGCTCGCCCACTACCCGTCGTCGTTCGCCATCGCGTCGCTCGGCGGCTACCTCGCCGCCCGCGGCTCGGGCGTCATGTCGACCAAGTACGGCAAGGCCGAGGACCTCGTCCTCTCGATCGAGGTCGTGCTCGCCGACGGAACCATCATCGAGACGCTTCCCGTGCCGAACCACGCCAACGGCCCGGACCTCCTCCAGCTGTTCGTCGGATCCGAGGGCACCCTCGGTGTCATCACCAAGATCCGCATGCAGCTCGACCCGCTGCCCGAGACGCGCCTGTTCGCGGTCTACGAGTTCCCGACCGTCGAAGACGGCATCGAGGCCTCGCGCCGCATCATGACCGAGCGTCTGCGCCCCGCGGTCATCCGTCTCTACGACGCCGGCGCCACCAAGCGCTCGCTGCAGGACACCGGCCACGACCTCTCGGGTGTCAACTCGATCATCATGGTCGACGGACAGTCGGCGATCGCCGAGCCCACGATCGCGCGCATCCGCGAGATCTGCGAAGAGGTCGGCGGCATCGCGCGCCCCGACTCCGAGGGTGAGCACTGGTGGGAGCACCGTTACGACTTCTACCGCCCGCCGCTCCAGCCCGGCTACCCGAAGATGTACGGCACGGTCGAGACGCTCACCACGTTCGACAAGCTGCCCGGCCTCTACCAGGCGAAGCGCGACCACGTGCTCTCGACGTACGCTCAGTACGACGTCAAGTACACGGCGCACTTCTCGCACTGGTACCCGTGGGGTGGCATGATCTACGACCGCTTCTACATCGACAACCCGCCCGCGGACGCGGCCGAGGCGCTCAAGCTGCACAACGAGATCTGGGACTCCTGCTCGCGCATCAACCTCGAGCACACCGGCATGCTCAACGAGCACCACGGCATCGGATTCAAGCTCGGCCGCCTCATGCGTGAGCAGCAGGGTGCGACGTTCGACGTCCTCCTCGGGATCAAGCGTCAGCTCGACCCCAAGGGCATCCTGAACCCCGGCAAGCTCGGCTTCGGGATCTGGTGA
- a CDS encoding FAD-binding and (Fe-S)-binding domain-containing protein, whose amino-acid sequence MTAHTHSAPRTLHPRVTHAVADPARLRTRTIDRVAYASDASHYLLTPDAVIVAADAQEVAAILHGAQSSRTAVTFRSGGTSLSGQASSDSVLIDTRKHFRGIEVLDGGRRVRVEPGATVRQVNARLLRHGFRLGPDPASEAACTIGGVIANNSSGMACGVTENTYRTLESMTLVLASGTVIRTADPDADAQLRATEPELFDGLQRLQRRVRENPESVRLIERQFAMKNTIGYGINAFLDFERPVDVLAHLVIGSEGTLAFVAEAIFRTVPVMPHITTGLAVFRTLQDATRALPELVATGAATLELMDSTSIRVGQTLADAPPQILGFEPQGEAALLIEYHADDATELLTTAQLGATALSGMPLVAPFASSVDPVERARAWKLRKGLYASVAGARPSGTTALLEDIVVPVPALAETCESLQVLFDRYAYRDSVIFGHAKDGNIHFMLTDRYEGDAAIGRLVDFTEEMVDLVLGAGGNLKAEHGTGRAMAPYVRRQYGDELYDVMCELKRLFDPAGILNPGVIIDDDPDAHVRHIKLAETIEVEADRCVECGYCEPVCPSKDLTLTPRQRIVVRRAQARAEAAGDTRTLAEIERDYDYSAVDTCAADGMCQTACPVKIDTGSLVKRLRREGQSPVLDAGWKVAAQQWGAVTRVGAVALTLADAVPAPLVRAATTVGRAVLGDDTVPEYGDDLPGGGSARRGLRGLQGSGSGAPLAIYLPACVGSMFGAAAGGIGATAAFVALCERAGVLVEVPDQIESLCCSTPWTSKGMAKGRQVMLERVAAAVREGAASGVRIVSDAVSCTEGFAKLLKDAGIEADVEDAVDFAAREILPRLGDVTPLVDSLVLHPTCSSTQMGVDPALTRIGAAVAQTVTVPDAWGCCGFAGDRGMLHPELTASATAAEAAEVREIGADAHASCNRTCELGMTRATGEDYRHVLELLEEATRP is encoded by the coding sequence ATGACCGCCCACACGCACTCCGCACCCCGCACCCTGCACCCGCGCGTCACCCACGCCGTCGCCGACCCGGCGCGCCTGCGCACCCGCACGATCGACCGCGTCGCCTACGCATCCGACGCCTCGCACTATCTGCTGACCCCCGATGCCGTGATCGTCGCCGCCGACGCCCAGGAGGTCGCCGCGATCCTGCACGGCGCGCAGTCGAGCCGCACCGCCGTCACCTTCCGATCGGGCGGCACGAGCCTCTCCGGTCAGGCCAGCAGCGACTCCGTGCTCATCGACACCCGCAAGCACTTCCGCGGCATCGAGGTGCTCGACGGCGGCCGCCGCGTGCGCGTCGAACCGGGCGCGACCGTGCGTCAGGTGAACGCGCGCCTGCTGCGCCACGGGTTCCGCCTCGGCCCCGACCCGGCGAGCGAGGCCGCCTGCACGATCGGCGGCGTCATCGCCAACAACTCCAGCGGCATGGCGTGCGGCGTCACCGAGAACACCTACCGCACCCTCGAATCGATGACGCTCGTGCTCGCCTCGGGCACCGTCATCCGCACCGCCGACCCGGATGCCGACGCCCAGCTGCGTGCGACCGAGCCCGAGCTGTTCGACGGGCTTCAGCGCCTCCAGCGCCGCGTGCGAGAGAACCCCGAATCGGTGCGACTCATCGAACGCCAGTTCGCGATGAAGAACACCATCGGATACGGCATCAACGCGTTCCTCGACTTCGAGCGCCCCGTCGACGTGCTCGCACATCTCGTGATCGGAAGCGAGGGCACACTCGCCTTCGTCGCGGAAGCGATCTTCCGCACCGTGCCCGTCATGCCGCACATCACCACCGGCCTCGCCGTCTTCCGCACCCTCCAGGACGCCACCCGGGCCCTGCCCGAACTCGTCGCGACGGGTGCGGCGACCCTCGAGCTCATGGACTCCACGAGCATCCGCGTCGGCCAGACGCTCGCCGACGCTCCCCCGCAGATCCTCGGCTTCGAACCGCAGGGCGAGGCGGCCCTGCTCATCGAGTACCACGCCGACGACGCCACCGAGCTGCTCACCACCGCCCAGCTCGGCGCCACCGCCCTCTCCGGGATGCCGCTCGTCGCGCCGTTCGCGTCGTCCGTCGACCCGGTCGAGCGGGCGCGTGCGTGGAAGCTGCGCAAGGGCCTCTACGCGAGCGTCGCGGGGGCCCGCCCGAGCGGCACGACCGCGCTGCTCGAGGACATCGTCGTGCCGGTCCCGGCCCTCGCCGAGACCTGCGAGAGCCTGCAGGTGCTGTTCGACCGCTACGCGTACCGCGACAGTGTGATCTTCGGTCACGCGAAAGACGGCAACATCCACTTCATGCTCACCGACCGCTACGAGGGCGATGCCGCGATCGGACGCCTCGTGGACTTCACGGAGGAGATGGTCGACCTCGTGCTGGGCGCCGGCGGCAACCTCAAGGCCGAGCACGGCACCGGTCGCGCGATGGCGCCCTACGTGCGCCGCCAGTACGGCGACGAGCTCTACGACGTGATGTGCGAGCTGAAGCGCCTCTTCGACCCCGCGGGCATCCTCAACCCCGGCGTCATCATCGACGACGACCCGGATGCGCACGTTCGCCACATCAAGCTCGCCGAGACGATCGAGGTCGAGGCGGACCGCTGCGTCGAGTGCGGCTACTGCGAGCCCGTCTGCCCCTCGAAGGACCTCACTCTCACCCCGCGCCAGCGCATCGTGGTGCGCCGCGCGCAGGCCCGCGCCGAGGCCGCCGGCGACACCCGCACGCTCGCCGAGATCGAGCGCGACTACGACTACAGTGCCGTCGACACGTGCGCCGCCGACGGCATGTGCCAGACCGCGTGCCCCGTGAAGATCGACACCGGCAGCCTCGTGAAGCGCCTGCGCCGCGAAGGCCAGTCGCCCGTGCTCGACGCCGGCTGGAAGGTGGCGGCGCAGCAGTGGGGCGCCGTGACGCGCGTCGGCGCCGTCGCGCTGACCCTGGCGGACGCCGTGCCCGCGCCGCTCGTGCGCGCCGCGACGACGGTGGGCCGCGCCGTGCTCGGCGACGACACCGTGCCCGAGTACGGCGACGACCTCCCCGGCGGCGGCTCCGCCCGTCGCGGTCTGCGCGGGCTCCAGGGTTCGGGCTCCGGTGCGCCGCTCGCGATCTACCTGCCCGCGTGCGTCGGCAGCATGTTCGGCGCCGCGGCCGGCGGCATCGGCGCGACAGCCGCCTTCGTCGCGCTGTGTGAGCGCGCGGGCGTGCTCGTAGAGGTGCCCGACCAGATCGAGAGCCTGTGCTGCAGCACCCCGTGGACCTCGAAGGGCATGGCCAAGGGCCGCCAGGTGATGCTCGAGCGCGTCGCCGCCGCGGTGCGCGAGGGCGCAGCCTCCGGTGTGCGCATTGTGAGCGACGCCGTGAGCTGCACCGAGGGATTCGCGAAGCTCCTGAAGGATGCCGGCATCGAGGCGGATGTCGAGGACGCCGTCGACTTCGCCGCGCGCGAGATCCTGCCGCGACTGGGGGATGTCACCCCGCTCGTCGACTCGCTCGTGCTGCACCCCACGTGCTCGTCCACCCAGATGGGTGTCGACCCCGCACTCACCCGCATCGGCGCCGCCGTCGCCCAGACGGTGACGGTTCCGGATGCGTGGGGCTGCTGCGGGTTCGCGGGGGACCGCGGCATGCTGCACCCCGAGCTCACCGCCTCCGCGACTGCCGCCGAAGCGGCCGAGGTGCGCGAGATCGGCGCCGACGCCCACGCGTCGTGCAACCGCACGTGCGAGCTCGGCATGACCCGCGCCACCGGCGAGGACTACCGCCACGTGCTCGAGCTGCTTGAGGAGGCGACGCGCCCCTAG
- a CDS encoding neutral zinc metallopeptidase, with product MTFNDNADISRGRVSRRTKGGIAAGGGVGLIAIVAFIVSQLTGVNVAPLAEQILSGSGGSAESAQVDCELGSEANTNLDCRMDGAYASLDTYWESRVEGYRSPANFILFEGGVSTGCGNATSAVGPFYCPPDESIYIDTSFFDELSSRYGASTGPLAQLYVVAHEWGHHIQNLIGQMDRIDNSQTGPDSDGVRLELQADCFAGAWVGAAEKTTDANGVPYLTVSDADLRDALSAAEAVGDDNIQESATGQVNPESWTHGSSAQREKWFEVGRTKGPQHCDTFSIAGSQL from the coding sequence ATGACGTTCAACGACAACGCCGACATCAGCCGTGGGCGCGTCAGCCGCCGCACCAAGGGCGGGATCGCAGCCGGAGGCGGCGTGGGGCTCATCGCCATCGTGGCCTTCATCGTCTCGCAGCTGACGGGTGTCAACGTGGCGCCGCTCGCCGAGCAGATCCTCAGCGGATCGGGCGGCTCGGCTGAGTCGGCGCAGGTCGACTGCGAGCTCGGCAGTGAGGCGAACACGAACCTCGACTGCCGCATGGACGGCGCGTACGCCTCGCTCGACACCTACTGGGAGTCGCGCGTCGAGGGCTACCGGTCGCCCGCGAACTTCATCCTCTTCGAGGGAGGCGTGAGCACCGGATGCGGCAACGCCACGAGCGCGGTGGGCCCGTTCTACTGCCCGCCGGATGAGTCGATCTACATCGACACGAGCTTCTTCGACGAACTCTCGAGCCGCTATGGCGCGAGCACGGGCCCCCTCGCCCAGCTCTACGTCGTCGCCCACGAGTGGGGCCACCACATCCAGAACCTCATCGGCCAGATGGACCGCATCGACAACAGCCAGACCGGGCCCGATTCGGACGGCGTGCGCCTCGAGCTGCAGGCCGACTGCTTCGCGGGCGCGTGGGTGGGTGCCGCCGAGAAGACGACGGATGCGAACGGCGTGCCGTACCTCACGGTCTCGGATGCCGACCTGCGCGATGCGCTGAGCGCCGCGGAGGCGGTCGGAGACGACAACATCCAGGAGTCGGCGACGGGCCAGGTGAACCCTGAGTCGTGGACGCACGGGTCGAGCGCGCAGCGTGAGAAGTGGTTCGAGGTGGGGCGCACGAAGGGTCCGCAGCACTGCGACACCTTCTCGATCGCCGGCTCGCAGTTGTAG
- a CDS encoding GntR family transcriptional regulator, with protein sequence MSRPLEVVSVVDAVANDLRDRILSGELVAGTPLGEAKVSAAYDVSRPTARSAIDALVAARLLVRGAHKTARVTSLTASDVDDIYGARAAVESEVVRRLAAGRARPQRADAANARIRELESAEPLAVVGPDMEFHRALVDAAGSERLSSIYALLADEVRLCMTQVQSAALLSTTDIAAQHARILDEIAAGDAASAAASLQQHLDAARSRLRDSLES encoded by the coding sequence GTGAGCCGCCCCCTCGAGGTCGTATCGGTGGTCGATGCGGTCGCCAACGACCTGCGCGACCGCATCCTCTCCGGCGAACTCGTGGCGGGCACGCCCCTCGGCGAAGCCAAGGTCTCGGCCGCCTACGACGTCTCGCGTCCGACCGCGCGCTCCGCGATCGATGCGCTCGTCGCCGCGCGTCTGCTCGTGCGGGGGGCGCACAAGACCGCGCGGGTGACCTCGCTCACGGCATCCGACGTGGACGACATCTACGGCGCACGCGCGGCCGTCGAGTCGGAGGTCGTGCGCCGCCTGGCGGCGGGACGCGCTCGCCCCCAGCGCGCAGACGCCGCCAACGCCCGCATCCGCGAGCTCGAATCCGCGGAGCCTCTCGCGGTGGTCGGCCCCGACATGGAGTTCCACCGCGCGCTCGTGGATGCGGCGGGCAGCGAGCGGCTCAGCTCGATCTACGCGCTCCTCGCCGACGAGGTGCGCCTGTGCATGACGCAGGTGCAGAGCGCGGCGCTGCTCTCGACGACCGACATCGCCGCCCAGCACGCGCGCATCCTCGATGAGATCGCAGCGGGCGATGCGGCCTCCGCCGCGGCGAGTCTGCAGCAGCACCTCGACGCCGCTCGCTCTCGACTCCGCGACTCGCTCGAGAGCTGA
- a CDS encoding GntR family transcriptional regulator, translating to MTPAEPRTTSRHEPYYSLISNEIRGRILSGELKIGDKLPSETELASEYSVSRMTARHAITELVDQHLVERMQGRGAFVIGDKIERRMRAFSGFHEDMLARGLHPGSRTVSREVRRCTTTEARLLALRPHEEVLVITRLRSLEGTDLGWQRLVIAPDLIDEVQQLNLDETSFYAFLRETGRPIARAHQKVEAVLDAPVAELIGALEHTPFLRFEKVSYREGDIPVEILTSVFRGDRFAFDMDLAE from the coding sequence ATGACCCCCGCCGAGCCGCGAACCACGTCGCGACACGAGCCCTACTACTCGCTCATCTCGAACGAGATCCGGGGGCGCATCCTCTCCGGCGAGCTCAAGATCGGCGACAAGCTCCCCTCCGAGACCGAGCTCGCCTCCGAATACTCCGTCTCCCGGATGACCGCGCGCCACGCGATCACCGAGCTCGTCGACCAGCACCTCGTCGAGCGCATGCAGGGCCGCGGCGCATTCGTCATCGGCGACAAGATCGAGCGCCGCATGCGCGCGTTCTCCGGATTCCACGAGGACATGCTCGCCCGCGGCCTCCATCCCGGATCGCGCACCGTGTCACGCGAGGTGCGCCGCTGCACCACGACCGAGGCGCGCCTGCTCGCACTTCGCCCCCACGAGGAGGTGCTCGTCATCACGCGACTGCGTTCACTCGAAGGCACCGACCTCGGATGGCAGCGTCTCGTGATCGCCCCCGACCTCATCGACGAAGTTCAGCAGCTCAACCTCGACGAGACCTCCTTCTACGCCTTCCTGCGCGAGACCGGTCGCCCCATCGCGCGTGCCCACCAGAAGGTGGAGGCCGTGCTCGACGCGCCGGTCGCCGAGCTCATCGGAGCCCTCGAGCACACGCCGTTCCTGCGCTTCGAGAAGGTCTCGTACCGCGAGGGCGACATCCCCGTCGAGATCCTGACCTCCGTGTTCCGCGGAGACCGCTTCGCGTTCGACATGGATCTCGCCGAGTAG